The window AATAGCAAAATGCAAGGGATTAACATTTATTTTCAGTCCATTAGCGTAGGTTAACTACTGAGTTTGGCAAGTAAAACACCCGATAAAATAACGATACAGGCAAGAACTCGCATTAGGCTGAATTTCTCTTTTAAAAAGACAATCGAAAGGAACATTGCAAATAGCACACTGGTTTCCCTGATTGCTGCCACCATCACAATAGGTGCTTGGCTCATTGCCCAAATAGCAATGCCATAGCTTACCAGTTGCATTAGTCCACCTAACAAACCAGAGCGCCAATATTGTTGTATGCCTATGATGAGTGTTCTGCGATATTTGATAATACCGGGAATGGTTAAAACGATACCATTTAATAAAAAGAGCCAAAGTGTATATACCACAGGATCTTCATTGGCTCGTGCACCGTGACCATCTGAAAGCGTATAGCAGGCAGTAAAAAAGGCAGTACATAAAGCAAAAGTTAATGCTTTTCCTTTGATATTTAATGTGAATTTTCGCCCTGCAAAGGCAATTAATATAACACCACTAATGATAAACAATATGCCAATAAAGCCCATCAATGAAATAAATTCGTTGAATAATAAGGCACCAAGTAATGCCGTAATTAAGGGGGCAGACCCCCGTGAAATAGGGTAAATCTGGCTCAAATCACCGTATATATAGGCTTGGCTTAAAAAGTAGGTATAGCCAATGTGAAACAAGACGGATAATGCCAACCAGTGCACGGCTTCAGGTGAAGGCAACCCCAACCAAAGTATTGCCGGGATCGCTAATATGCCTGAAAAAAACGAAATCATGACGAGCCCAAAAAAGCGATCATTACCAAATTTAACTAAGGCGTTCCAGCTGGCATGGCAAAACGCAGCAAAAAGGACGGCTAATAATACGTAACTTGTCATAAATAAAGAATAAAGGTTAGTTTTTTGTTTGAAAAATAAAGCAAATAGTTTTTGCGAAGCGCCTTACAAAACGCTTGTAACCAGTCTCCCACATTAAAAATTGTTGCGAAACCCCTCGAAGATAAAAAAGAGATGATTGATAGGTGATTGCATGTGGATTACCGAAAAAGTAGATTACAAAAAACGTGAAAAATTGAACTTATAAAGTCACTTTTTTAAAAAATTTATTATTTGTTTTTATAAAAATTGTCTATAGTGAAATTAACGTTTTATTATCATTTTGAGTGATCTCTAACCTAAACTGATCGTTAATTCCGAGTGTTAATGGATAAATAAACGATTTTTTACGAATTAATAATTAGCATAATATTAACATTCAAAAAATATTGAGGTTAAATGAAATGACAGCAATTATTCGTAAATTTTTAAGGTTAGAAGCAGCAGGGGGCTTACTCCTGATTATTGCTGCCATAGTTGCTTTGATTATGGCTAATACGCCATTACAAGGGATTTATCAGCAATTTTTGAATATTCCAGTATCGATTAAAATTTCTGAGTTTGGGTTAGATAAGCCATTAATTTTATGGATTAATGATTTTCTAATGGCTATATTTTTCTTAGTCGTGGGCTTGGAGGTTAAGCGTGAATTATTGGAAGGATCCCTAGCTGGTCGTGATAAAGCGATATTTCCAGCAATTGCAGCATTAGGTGGGATGATTGCACCTGCCTTACTTTATCTGCTTTTTAATGGTGGAAATGAAATTACTCAACAGGGTTGGGCTATCCCTGCGGCAACAGATATTGCATTTGCATTAGGGGTAATGGCGCTATTAGGTAAGCGTGTACCTACGGAATTAAAAGTGTTTTTGTTAGCGCTCGCCATTATTGATGACCTTGGCGTTATCGTGATTATTGCCTTTTTCTATACAAGTTCTGTTTCACTGGTTGCGCTCAGTTTAGCCGCACTCTGTATTGCCATATTGGCAGCGATGAATTGGCGTCAAGTTGAGAATACCGCAGCCTACCTAGTGATAGGGCTTGTGTTGTGGGTATGTATATTAAAGTCCGGTGTTCATGCAACGTTGGCAGGGGTTATTGTGGGGTTCTTAATTCCCTTACGAGGGACAAACCAAACCAAACCTTCAGAAGAACTTGAGCACGTTTTACACCCGTGGGTTGTCTATTTAATTTTGCCCATTTTTGCATTTGCTAATTCAGGTGTGCAATTGCAAGGTGTGACTCTTGATGGTTTATTGAGCCCACTACCGCTTGGCGTGGCCGTTGGGCTGATATTTGGTAAGCCAATTGGTATTTTCTTATTCAGTTGGGTTTCGGTAAAACTTGGTTTTGCAAAATTACCTGAGTCGATTAATTTGAAGCAAGTTTTTGCCGTTTCAGTGCTATGTGGGATCGGTTTTACTATGTCTATTTTTATAACCGGCCTCGCATTTGATGGAATGGATGAGGTATATAGTACTTACTCACGTTTAGGTATTTTGATTGGTTCGACAGTTGCGGCACTAATGGGCTATTTTATGTTAAGGGCGGTCTTACCGAAACAAAAACAATTAGCGTGAACGAGAGTTATAAAGTAATTTAATTAATTATTAGTAAGAATTTCCGAACTAATATTCTATGATATATCGTGGTGTATCTTATTGAAGATACACTGCGGTACATATAATAAAAGCGCCTGAGTCATGGGGTACAGGTAGATATGTATGGTGAATAACGCCAAAGGTTGTTATTGACGGTACAAAAGGAATCGATATGCGGGTTTCACATTTAAATTTTAACCATCTTTACTACTTTTGGCATGTATGTAAAGAAGGCTCCGTCGTTGGAGCAGCAGAAGCACTTTACTTGACCCCTCAGACTATTACGGGGCAGATAAAGGCGCTAGAAGAGCGCTTAGGTGGTAAATTATTTAAGCGGCAAGGGCGCGGTTTAGTGCCTTCTGAGCTTGGGCAATTAATTTTTCGCTATGCAGACAAAATGTTTATGCTTAGTCAGGAAATGCTGGATATTGTCAACTACAGCAGAGAATCTAATTTATTATTTGATGTTGGTGTTGCGGATACACTATCAAAACAGTTAGTGAGCCGAATTTTAGAAACGACGGTTGTTGAACATGAACAGATTCATTTGCGTTGTTTTGAATCAACTCATGAACTGTTATTAGAACAGCTTAGCCAACATAAACTGGATATGATTTTATCGGATTGTCCTGTGGATTCATCGCAACAGGAGGGGCTGTTCTCTGTAAAATTGGGTGAATGCAATATGAGCTTTTTTTGTCGTCAGCCAATTCCGAAAAAGCCATTTCCAGAGTGCCTCGAAGAACGCCGCTTACTTATTCCAGGCAGACGCTATCTATTAGGTCGACATATCTTAGCTTGGATACGGAATAAAAACTTACAAGTTGAGGTATTAGGTGAATTCGATGATGCCGCGTTAATGAAAGCGTTTGGTATGCATTATAATGCGATTTTTGTTGCACCCTCACAATATACACCTGACCTGCTCGGTGGGGAGGACATTGTCGAGTTAGGGCGATTAGAAAATGTAAAAGAAGAATATTACGTTATTTTTGCAGAAAGAATGATCCAGCATCCAGCGGTGCAGCGAGTTTGTAATAAAGACTTTTCAGAATTATTTTCTGTGCCATTCGATAGGTTAGAGCAATAAACTGAGCAAACAAAAAAACCGGCCAAGGCCGGTTTTTTTAGCTAATCAAGAAGCTAAATTACATTGCTTTGATTTGAGCAACTAAGTTAGCTTTATGACGTGCTGCTTTATTTTTGTGGATCAGGCCTTTAGAGGCATGACGATCAACAATAGGTTGCATGTCATTGAATGCTTTCTGAGCAGCTTCTTTATCGCCAGCAGCGATAGCAAGGTAAACTTTCTTGATAAAAGTACGTACCATAGAGCGACGGCTAGCATTGTGCTGGCGACGTTTCTCTGACTGGATGGCACGTTTCTTAGCTGATTTGATATTAGCCAAGGTCCAACTCCCAAATGTATTCTATTGAGGACAATTCAAAGGTCGAGGAATATGCCCTTTCGCCCTGCATTTGTCAATGGATTTGTGCAAATAAACATCGTGTACTTCGATGCTCATGCGTTGTGAATGGTGCAAGATTCTATCAGCAAATATGAGAAGAATACAGATCTTAGCGTGAAAAAATGCGTAATTGATGTCAGAAAATTAAAAACAATCATGATAGAAAAAAAATTTAGCCCATCAATCAGAGGGGTGTATGATAATTGCTCGTTAATTGATTGCTTATTAGCCACAAAATATGTTTAGCTATCGGCAATAATGATAAAACGATAAAAATTTAATATTTTTAGAGACCTCGGGGCAAATTTGTTGTATTGATAATCCATTGGTTATCCCAACTTTTTTGATATTCACACCTAAGCGCTCATAGAGGGTAGCAATATAGCTTGCTGTTCACGTAAAATGAATGGCTAATTAAGGTGTGTAGAGATCAAAAAGATAGGGTTTAATGAAACCTTTTGCGAACTAAGGTTAACCTTATGCGTCGTACAAGGTATAATCCTGCAATTTCCTCGGTATTGAGCCTGTTATGGAGCTAATTCGCGGTATACAGAATATCCGGGCGTGCCATCATGGTTGCGTGCTGACTATTGGTAATTTTGACGGTGTCCATCGTGGACACCAAATGTTACTTCAAAATTTGAAATGCAAGGGTAAGGAACTTGGCTTACCTACGGTTGTGATGATTTTTGAACCGCAACCACTTGAATTTTTTATTGGTGACAAAGCGCCTGCGCGTTTGACACGGTTGCGAGATAAAGTGAAATACCTCGCTGATAGCGGTATTGACTACCTTCTCTGTGTCGAATTTAATCAGCACTTTGCCTCTTTAACACCTGCTGAGTTTGTCTCTGATTTACTCGTTGACAAGTTAGGGGTGAAATATCTCGCCATCGGTGATGATTTCCGTTTTGGGAAAAATCGTATGGGGGATTTCGCGTTTTTGCAACAAGCGGGTAAAGAGCTAGGTTTCGAGGTAGCCGATACGGAAAGCTTTTGTGACTCAGGTCTTCGTATTAGTAGCACCGCAATCCGTAAGGCGATTCAAGATAATGACCTTGAATTAGCGGAAAACCTATTAGGGCATGCTTATCGTATTAGCGGGCGAGTGGTCCATGGTAATCGGCTTGGTAGAACGATAGGTTTTCCGACGGCAAACCTACCGTTAAAACGTTTGGTCACACCGGTTACAGGTGTGTATGCTGTAGAAGTTTACGGTCTAGGTGATAAGCCTTTACCGGGTGTGGCGAATATCGGCACACGACCGACTGTATCTGGAAAAGGAACGCAGTTAGAAGTTCATCTGATTGATGCCTCTATGGATTTATACGGGCGTCATATCGATGTAGTGTTACGTAAGAAATTACGTGATGAGCAGCGGTTTGCTTCGTTGGAAGCGCTTAAGGAGCAAATTGCTAATGATGTAATTGCAGCTAGAGAGTATCTCACTGCAATAGGAATCAGATAATTTAGCGGAAAATTGGAACTGAGAATCGATGAGTGACTATAAAAATACCCTGAATCTACCGGAAACAGGGTTCCCAATGCGTGGCGATCTCGCTAAACGCGAACCACAGATGTTAGAGCGCTGGTACAAAGAAGGTTTGTATCAGGCAATCCGTAAAGCAAAATCGGGCAAGAAAACCTTTATCCTGCACGATGGTCCTCCGTATGCTAACGGTAGTATTCATATTGGTCACTCAGTTAACAAAATTCTCAAAGATATTATTATTAAATCCAAAGGGTTAGCGGGTTATGATTCCCCGTATATTCCTGGTTGGGATTGCCATGGCTTACCGATTGAACACAAAGTTGAACAAATCGTGGGTAAACCAGGGGAAAAAGTTTCCGCCGCTGAATTTCGCGCACAATGCCGTCAATATGCTAAAGA of the Providencia rettgeri genome contains:
- the rpsT gene encoding 30S ribosomal protein S20; the encoded protein is MANIKSAKKRAIQSEKRRQHNASRRSMVRTFIKKVYLAIAAGDKEAAQKAFNDMQPIVDRHASKGLIHKNKAARHKANLVAQIKAM
- the nhaA gene encoding Na+/H+ antiporter NhaA — protein: MTAIIRKFLRLEAAGGLLLIIAAIVALIMANTPLQGIYQQFLNIPVSIKISEFGLDKPLILWINDFLMAIFFLVVGLEVKRELLEGSLAGRDKAIFPAIAALGGMIAPALLYLLFNGGNEITQQGWAIPAATDIAFALGVMALLGKRVPTELKVFLLALAIIDDLGVIVIIAFFYTSSVSLVALSLAALCIAILAAMNWRQVENTAAYLVIGLVLWVCILKSGVHATLAGVIVGFLIPLRGTNQTKPSEELEHVLHPWVVYLILPIFAFANSGVQLQGVTLDGLLSPLPLGVAVGLIFGKPIGIFLFSWVSVKLGFAKLPESINLKQVFAVSVLCGIGFTMSIFITGLAFDGMDEVYSTYSRLGILIGSTVAALMGYFMLRAVLPKQKQLA
- a CDS encoding EamA family transporter, which produces MTSYVLLAVLFAAFCHASWNALVKFGNDRFFGLVMISFFSGILAIPAILWLGLPSPEAVHWLALSVLFHIGYTYFLSQAYIYGDLSQIYPISRGSAPLITALLGALLFNEFISLMGFIGILFIISGVILIAFAGRKFTLNIKGKALTFALCTAFFTACYTLSDGHGARANEDPVVYTLWLFLLNGIVLTIPGIIKYRRTLIIGIQQYWRSGLLGGLMQLVSYGIAIWAMSQAPIVMVAAIRETSVLFAMFLSIVFLKEKFSLMRVLACIVILSGVLLAKLSS
- the ribF gene encoding bifunctional riboflavin kinase/FAD synthetase yields the protein MELIRGIQNIRACHHGCVLTIGNFDGVHRGHQMLLQNLKCKGKELGLPTVVMIFEPQPLEFFIGDKAPARLTRLRDKVKYLADSGIDYLLCVEFNQHFASLTPAEFVSDLLVDKLGVKYLAIGDDFRFGKNRMGDFAFLQQAGKELGFEVADTESFCDSGLRISSTAIRKAIQDNDLELAENLLGHAYRISGRVVHGNRLGRTIGFPTANLPLKRLVTPVTGVYAVEVYGLGDKPLPGVANIGTRPTVSGKGTQLEVHLIDASMDLYGRHIDVVLRKKLRDEQRFASLEALKEQIANDVIAAREYLTAIGIR
- the nhaR gene encoding transcriptional activator NhaR; translated protein: MRVSHLNFNHLYYFWHVCKEGSVVGAAEALYLTPQTITGQIKALEERLGGKLFKRQGRGLVPSELGQLIFRYADKMFMLSQEMLDIVNYSRESNLLFDVGVADTLSKQLVSRILETTVVEHEQIHLRCFESTHELLLEQLSQHKLDMILSDCPVDSSQQEGLFSVKLGECNMSFFCRQPIPKKPFPECLEERRLLIPGRRYLLGRHILAWIRNKNLQVEVLGEFDDAALMKAFGMHYNAIFVAPSQYTPDLLGGEDIVELGRLENVKEEYYVIFAERMIQHPAVQRVCNKDFSELFSVPFDRLEQ